From the genome of Nakamurella flavida:
AAGAAGCTGCTGGTGCAGTTGTCGCTCGTGGTGTTCGTGCTCGGCTCGCTGGTGGCCGGACTGTCCCAGTCCATCGGCGTGCTCATCGTGGCCCGGGTCATCCAGGGTCTGGGTGCCGGTGGTCTCACCGCGCTGACCCAGGTCTGCATGGCCGCGATGATCCCGCCGCGCGAGCGCGGCCGGTACTCCGGTTATCTCGGGGCCGTGCTCGCTGTCGCCACCGTGGCCGGGCCGCTGATCGGCGGCGTCATCGTGGACACCAGCTGGCTGGGGTGGCGTTGGTGCTTCGGCGTCGGCGTGCCGTTCGCCGTCGTGGCGATCATCGTGCTGCAGAAGACGCTCCACCTGCCGACCTACCGCCGCGACGACGTCCGCATCGACTGGCTGGGCGCCACCGTGGTGACCGGGGCCGTGTCCCTGCTGCTGATCTGGATCTCGTTGGCCGGCACCAGCTTCGACTGGGCGTCCTGGCAGACCGCGCTCATGGTCGGCGGCGCCCTCCTGCTGGGCGTGCTCGCCGTGATGATCGAGAACCGGGCCGCCGAGCCGATCATCCCGCTGAGCCTGTTCCGCCACCGCAGCATCAGCCTGGCCGTGGTGGCCAGCCTCTTCGTCGGCATCGCCATGTTCGGCGCCACCGTCTTCCTGAGCCAGTACTTCCAGATCAGCCGGGGCGACAGCCCGACCCAGGCCGGACTGAGCACGGTGCCGCTGATCCTCGGCCTGTCGCTGTCCTCGCTGGTGTCCGGCCGCATCATCACCCGCACCGGCAAGTGGAAGCGGTTCCTGGTCGGTGGTTCCGCGCTCATCGTCGTCGGCTTCGCCGCCATGGGCACCATCGACAAGGACACCCCGTACTGGTTCCTCGCCGTCTCGATGGCCGTCATCGGCATCGGGCTGGGCGCGACCATGCAGAACCTCGTGCTCTCGGTGCAGAACGCCGTTCCGGTCACCCAGCTCGGCGCGGCCAGTTCCACCGTGGCCTTCTTCCGCAGCCTGGGCGGTGCCATCGGCGTGTCCGCGCTGGGCGCGGTGCTCGGCCACCAGGTCAGCGGGCACATCGCCAGTGGATTGACTGCTCTCGGCCTCCCCGCGGGCGCGACCGGTGGCGGATCGCAGATCCCGAACCTGGCCACCCTGCCCGCCCCGGTCGCCCGGGTGGTGCAGGAGTCGTACGGCATCGGCGCCGGCGACATCTTCCTGGTCGCCGCCCCGCTCACCCTGCTCGCCCTGATCGCCGTGCTGTTCATCCGCGAGGTGCCGCTGCGCACGAGCAACGTGCTGGCGCAGGAACCGGCGGGGCCGACCAAGGCAGCCGCGGACGAGGATTCCACCGGCGCCGCACGTGCCGCCGACGCCGGAAGCGACGCCGGCACCGGAAGCACCCGCGAGTCGGTCGCGTCGGACGGGGACGCCGTGGGCACCACCGTCACGGTGACCGTGCGCCGGAACGGACGCCCTTCGACCACCGGGCACGGCCGCCATCGCGCCGGGCGTGGACATCGCCGCGTCCCCGCGCGGCACTGACCAGCCGTCACACCCCCGCCGTCACCACCCCGCAGGGCTCGTCCTCCGGGCCCCGTCGATCCGCCCCGCCGGCCCTGCCGGCGGGGCGTTCGTCGTCGGTGCGCGATCCGATCAGGTCCGGGTCGTTCCGGAACGACGGGCGACCCGCCGCCCGGACCAGGTCACCGTCAGCACCGCGAGCACGGCGAGCAGGATTCCGACGAGTGCGTCGACGACGTAGTGCTCACCGGTCAGCACCAGGGCGAACGCCATCGCCAGCGGGTAGGCCAGGAGCAGCAAGCGGGCGAGCGGCCCGCGACCTGCCCAGAAGAAGGCAGCGACCAGCGTCGCCGCCCCCGCGTGCAGGGACGGCATGGCGGCCACGGTGTTGCCCTGCTGCTGACCCCGGCTCTGCACCGTGTCCAGGAAGTCCAGGCCGAGCACCCGCCAGCCCAGGCCGGACAGCCGCTGCACCGGCTCGAGATACCCGTCGCGGGCCGCCATCCACGGCGGGGCCATCGGGTACACGATGTACAGCACCACACCCGTCGCCACCAGCAGGAACACACTCCACACCCAGGGGCGGAACCGGTCGCGGTGCCGGAACCAGAGCACCGCGCCGACGACCGGGATGACCACGAAGTGGCTGCTGTAGACCGGGGCGACCAGGGCGTCCCACCAGTGGGCGGCGCCGTCCGGGTACAGCCGCTCCTGCAGCCAG
Proteins encoded in this window:
- a CDS encoding MDR family MFS transporter; this encodes MSTTTAPRTGTGTEPPGTEPVMSHRQIMEALSGLLLGLFVAILSSTVVSNALPRIITELKGSQSGYTWVVASTLLATTASTPIWGKLADLMSKKLLVQLSLVVFVLGSLVAGLSQSIGVLIVARVIQGLGAGGLTALTQVCMAAMIPPRERGRYSGYLGAVLAVATVAGPLIGGVIVDTSWLGWRWCFGVGVPFAVVAIIVLQKTLHLPTYRRDDVRIDWLGATVVTGAVSLLLIWISLAGTSFDWASWQTALMVGGALLLGVLAVMIENRAAEPIIPLSLFRHRSISLAVVASLFVGIAMFGATVFLSQYFQISRGDSPTQAGLSTVPLILGLSLSSLVSGRIITRTGKWKRFLVGGSALIVVGFAAMGTIDKDTPYWFLAVSMAVIGIGLGATMQNLVLSVQNAVPVTQLGAASSTVAFFRSLGGAIGVSALGAVLGHQVSGHIASGLTALGLPAGATGGGSQIPNLATLPAPVARVVQESYGIGAGDIFLVAAPLTLLALIAVLFIREVPLRTSNVLAQEPAGPTKAAADEDSTGAARAADAGSDAGTGSTRESVASDGDAVGTTVTVTVRRNGRPSTTGHGRHRAGRGHRRVPARH
- a CDS encoding phosphatase PAP2 family protein, coding for MRPPSSGPATASSRPRVRAAATDAPAVPPRRNGAGRGRSPLAELLVSLLPFSAVLGAYAVAQWVNSGLNADPVAGRPNGLGFPLRVTEPIAADRWLFGRVPTPWLQERLYPDGAAHWWDALVAPVYSSHFVVIPVVGAVLWFRHRDRFRPWVWSVFLLVATGVVLYIVYPMAPPWMAARDGYLEPVQRLSGLGWRVLGLDFLDTVQSRGQQQGNTVAAMPSLHAGAATLVAAFFWAGRGPLARLLLLAYPLAMAFALVLTGEHYVVDALVGILLAVLAVLTVTWSGRRVARRSGTTRT